In Janthinobacterium agaricidamnosum NBRC 102515 = DSM 9628, the DNA window CGCGCGAAGTCGAGCGCGTCGATTCCGGCTACCGCTCGATGATGAGCGTGCAATCGTCGCTGGTGATGGTGCCGATTTATGAATTCGGTTCCGAAGCCCAGCGCCAGAAATACTTGCCGAAACTGGCGAGCGGCGAATCGATAGGCTGCTTCGGCTTGACCGAACCGAACCACGGTTCCGATCCGGGCTCGATGATCACCCGCGCCAGGAAAGTGCCGGGCGGTTACGCCTTGTCGGGCGCCAAGATGTGGATCACCAACTCGCCGGTAGCCGACGTCTTCGTCGTCTGGGCCAAGGACGACGACGGCGCGATCCGCGGCTTCATCCTCGAAAAAGGCGCGGCCGGCTTGTCGGCGCCGGCGATCCACGGCAAGTTCGGCTTGCGCGCGTCGGTCACCGGCGAAATCGTCATGGACAATGTGTTTTGCCCTGAAGAAAACGCGTTCCCCGACGTGCGCGGCTTGAAAGGCCCGTTCACCTGCCTGAATTCGGCCCGTTACGGCATCGCCTGGGGCGCGCTGGGCGCGGCCGAAGCGTGCTGGCACATCGCGCGCCAATACGTGCTCGACCGCAAACAGTTCGGCCGTCCGCTGGCCGCCAATCAACTGGTGCAAAAGAAACTGGCCGACATGCAAACCGAGATCACGCTCGGCCTGCAAGGCTGCTTGCAACTGGGCCGCATGAAAGACGCCGGCACGGCGGCGGTTGAAATCACGTCGATGATGAAGCGCAATTCCTGCGGCAAATCGCTGGAGATCGCCCGCATGGCGCGTGACATGCTCGGCGGCAACGGCATTTCCGACGAATTCGGCGTGATCCGCCACATGGTCAACCTGGAAGTGGTGAACACCTACGAAGGCACGCACGACGTGCACGCCTTGATCCTGGGCCGCGCGCAAACCGGCATCCAGGCGTTCTCTTAATTCTCACACCCCGGTTGTCTGTTTCCTGTTATCTCACGGAGTCACTCCCATGTCTGCAGCTCTTTCTCACCTTAAAGTCCTCGATCTGTCGCGCGTGCTGGCCGGTCCGTGGTCGGGCCAGGTCCTGGCCGACCTGGGCGCCGATGTCATCAAGATCGAACGTCCCGGCGTCGGCGACGATACCCGTACCTGGGGGCCGCCATACCTGAAGGACCGCCACGGCGAGGCCACCCGCGAATCGGCCTATTTCATGGCCGCCAACCGCGGCAAGCAATCGGTGACGGTCGATATTTCCCAGCCCGCCGGACAAGAGATCATCCGCGAACTGGTCAAGCAGTCCGATATCTTGCTGGAAAATTACAAGGTCGGCGCCCTGAAGAAATACGGCCTCGATTATGAATCGCTGCATGCCGTCAACCCGCGCCTGATTTATTGCTCGATCACCGGTTTCGGCCAGGATGGTCCCGACGCCCAGCGCGCCGGCTACGATTTCATGATCCAGGGCATGGGCGGCTTGATGAGCATCACCGGCACGCCCGATACGCTTCCCGGCGGCGGCCCGGTCAAGGTCGGCGTCGCGGTGACCGATGTGCTGACCGGCATGTACGCCACCGTCGGCATCCTGGCCGCCGTGACGCAGCGCGAAAAAACCGGTCTCGGCCAGCATATCGACATGGCCCTGCTCGACGTGCAAGTGGCGATGCTGGCCAACCAGGCCTCGAATTACCTGGTCGGCGGCGTGGTGCCCGGCCGGCTCGGCAACGCCCATCCGAATATCGTGCCTTACCAGGCGTTCGCCACCAGCGACGGCCATGTGATCCTGGCGGTCGGCAATGACCGCCAGTTCGCCAGTTTCAGCAGCGTGGCCGGCCATGCGGAATGGGCCGACGATGTCCGCTTTGCCAGCAACAATGCGCGCGTCGCGCACCGGGCCGAGCTGGTGGCCTTGCTGGAACCGGTATTGCTGACCCGCAGCACCCGCTTATGGCTGGATCAACTGGAAGCGGTCGCCGTGCCTTGCGGCCCGATCAATA includes these proteins:
- a CDS encoding CaiB/BaiF CoA transferase family protein, which translates into the protein MSAALSHLKVLDLSRVLAGPWSGQVLADLGADVIKIERPGVGDDTRTWGPPYLKDRHGEATRESAYFMAANRGKQSVTVDISQPAGQEIIRELVKQSDILLENYKVGALKKYGLDYESLHAVNPRLIYCSITGFGQDGPDAQRAGYDFMIQGMGGLMSITGTPDTLPGGGPVKVGVAVTDVLTGMYATVGILAAVTQREKTGLGQHIDMALLDVQVAMLANQASNYLVGGVVPGRLGNAHPNIVPYQAFATSDGHVILAVGNDRQFASFSSVAGHAEWADDVRFASNNARVAHRAELVALLEPVLLTRSTRLWLDQLEAVAVPCGPINTIDQVFEEPQVRARQLVHHVPHALADDVPTVACPIRMSGSPRSAERAPPLLGQHTRDILRERLQLDDAGIDRLLAQGVI
- a CDS encoding acyl-CoA dehydrogenase, with product MANKTQFHWDDPLLLSSQLSDDERMVRDAAHAYSQDKLQPRVLEAFRHEKMDTTIFREMGELGLLGVTIPTEYGGSGLNYVSYGLIAREVERVDSGYRSMMSVQSSLVMVPIYEFGSEAQRQKYLPKLASGESIGCFGLTEPNHGSDPGSMITRARKVPGGYALSGAKMWITNSPVADVFVVWAKDDDGAIRGFILEKGAAGLSAPAIHGKFGLRASVTGEIVMDNVFCPEENAFPDVRGLKGPFTCLNSARYGIAWGALGAAEACWHIARQYVLDRKQFGRPLAANQLVQKKLADMQTEITLGLQGCLQLGRMKDAGTAAVEITSMMKRNSCGKSLEIARMARDMLGGNGISDEFGVIRHMVNLEVVNTYEGTHDVHALILGRAQTGIQAFS